A segment of the Sphingopyxis sp. OAS728 genome:
ATCGGGCAGCGGCTTGCCCGGCAGCGCCCCAGGCACGACGACCGAGTAAGCTGGCACTTCGCCGACGAAGACCTCGCCCGTCGCGCGGTCGACAATCTTGGTCGACGCGCCGAGATAGACGCCCATCGACAGCACCGCGCCCTCGCGCACGATCACGCCCTCGGCAACCTCGGCGCGCGCGCCGATGAAGGCGCCGTCCTCGATCACGACCGGGCCGGCCTGCAACGGTTCGAGCACGCCGCCGATCCCCGCGCCGCCCGACAGATGGACGTTCGCGCCGATCTGCGCGCAGCTGCCGACCGTCGCCCAAGCGTCGACCATCGAACCCTCGCCGACATAGGCGCCGATATTGACGAAGCTCGGCAGCAACACCGCGCCCTTGCTGATGAAGGCGCCGCGGCGGACGATCGATCCGGGGACGGCGCGGAAGCCCGCATCGCGAAACCGGTTTTCGCCCCATCCGGCGAATTTCGACGGCACCTTGTCCCACCAGCGCGCGCCGCCGGGGCCGCCCTCGATGAGTTCCATGTCGTTGAGACGGAACGACAGCAGCACGGCTTTCTTCAGCCACTGGTTGACCTGCCACGTCCCGCCGGCGTCCCGCTCGGCGACGCGATAGCTGCCGTCGTCGAGCCCGGCGATCGCGGTCTCGACCGCATCGCGCACCGCGCCTGTCGTCGTCAGCCCCAGCGTCTCGCGCGCGTCCCATGCGGCTTCGATCGTGCTCTGCAGGTCGGTGGTCATGAAATTCCCCTAGGTAAAGGCAATGAATCGAGCCAGTCGGCGATGTCGGTCGCGTGGAAATCGACATGCTCCGGCAGGTGGTCGCGATGGCCGCTTTCGCTGCCATTGTCCAGCCAGACAGTCGTCATCCCCAGCGCTTTGGCGGGGGTCAGGTTGCGCGCCATATCCTCGACGAAGACGCTCTTCGCCGGGTCGACGCCAAGGTGCGCAATCATCATGTCATAGGCGGCTGCGTCGGGCTTCGGCGTATAGCGCGTGATCCGTATGTCGCAGATGCCGTCGAACAGATCGGCGATCCCGCGCGCCTCCAGCACGCGCGCCGCATAATCGGCATCAGCGTTGGTAAAAATCAGCCTGCGTCCGGGCAGCCGCTCGAGCCCGGCGCGCAGCCGCGCATCGACGCTCAGCCGGTCGAGCGCGATGTCATGCACATCGACCAGAAAATCCTCGGGCTCGACGCCATGGTGGCGCATCAGCCCCGCCATCGTCGTGCCATGATCATGGAAATATTGCTTTTGCACCCGCCGCGCCTCGACCGCGTCGACGTCCAGCAACCGCATGATGAAGGCGCCCATGCGTTCATCGATCAGGTCGAACAGCTTCGCCGACGGCGCGTAAAGCGTGTTGTCGAGATCGAAGATCCAGCTGTCGATATGGTGGAGCGGGGCGGGCATGCCGGGCCGCATAAAGGCTGCGGTGCGTGGGGGCAAGGTGGGCGACAGATGTTCGGCGAGGATCAATTAACCGCATGATGCTACCCGTCTTCTCTCCGCCACGCTAATAGTCGGGCATCAGGGCAAAAGGGGTACGGCGATGGCCGACGCGAACCGACGCAGCAGCATCCGGCGGGTGGCCGCGCGGCCTTTGCCGCTTCTGCTCTCGCTTGCTGCGCTCTCGCTCGCCGCATGCGGCGGCGGTGGCGGTACCCCCCGCCCCTCGCCGACTCCCGCACCGCCGTCCGCGCCAACCCCGACCCCGACTCCCACGCCGACCCCTACCCCTACCCCGCCGCCAACGGGCAATTTCAACACCGCCGAAACGCGCATGTCCGACGGGGTCAATTTCCACGGTGCGATCACGGCCTATCAGGCGGGCGCGACGGGACAGAATATCCTCGCGGGTGTCATCGATGACGGGATCGATCAGGACAGCCCCGAATTCGCCGGCCGCATCTCGTCGCAATCGACCGACCTTGCGGGATCGCGCGGCATCAACGGCGAAGGCACGCACGGCACCAACGTCGCGCAGCTGCTGCTCGGCGGCAAGAATGACGTGGGCACCTTCGGCATCGCGTTCAACGCGAACCTGCTCGTGCTGCGCGCCGACCGGCCGGGCAGTTGCGCGACCGAAGACCCGTCGAACGACGAAAGCGGCTGCCGCTTTCCCGAAACCGCGATCGCGGCGGGGCTCGACCGCGCGGTCAGCGCGGGTGCGCGCGTCGTCAACATCTCGCTCGGCGGCGAAGATCCGCCCGGCGCGACTTTGCGCGCCGCGGTCTCGCGCGCGACCGCGGCGGGGATCATCGTCATCGTGTCGGCGGGGAACGAGGGCGACACGACCGCGAACGGTAATGATCCGAACAATCCCGACCGCTTTGCGCAGGGACTTCGCGACGCCGGCGGCGGTCTCGTCGTCATCGCGGGGTCAGTGAACGACAGCGGCGCGATCTCGGGGTTCAGCAACCGCGCGGGCGGCTATGCCGGTTCCTATCTGACCGCGCTCGGCGAGGGTGTGTGCTGCGCCTATGAAAATGGCACGATCCAGACGCAGGGCAATTTCGTCTTCGTTTTGAACGGGACCAGCTTCGCGGCCCCGCAGGTCGCGGGCGCCGTCGCACTGATCGCGCAGGCCTTCCCGAACCTGTCGAGCCAGCAGATCGTCTCGCTTCTCTATCAGTCGGCGCGCGACGCCGGCGCGGCGGGCGACGATGCCGTCTACGGGCAAGGCATCCTCGACATTGCGCGCGCCTTCCAGCCGATGGGCGCGACATCGCTCGCCGGCACGTCGACCGCGGTCGCGCTGAACGCGCCGCTGGGTATCCTCGGCGGCCCGATGGGCGATGCCGGCGGGGCTGGAACGCGGGGCCTTGTCACCGATAGTTTCGGCCGCGCCTTCAACGTCGATTTCGGCGGGTCGCTCGCGTCGCGGCGGCCTGACTTCAAATTGTCGGGCGCGATCGGCGGGCTCGTTCGCCAGCAGAGCGCCGCCAGTCGCTCGCTCGCGCTGTCGCTCGTCACCGCGCCGGGTACAGGCGGCACCGATGCGCTCGCGGGCCTGTCCTTCCACGACGCGCAGCGCGCGCGCACCCTCGCCGCCTCGGTCATGACGCGCCTCGACGCGCGCACCCTTGTCGGTTTCGCCGCCGGGCGCGGTACCGGCGGCCTGCTCGCGGGCGAGCGCGGCGACAGCGGCCACGCGATGCTGATCGGCGACGCCGCGCACGAGGGGCTCGGTTTCGCCGCCAGCCCCGGAATTGGCACGATAATTCGCCACAATATCATTAATAATCAATATGTTAATCTGATACTGGAAAATGGCTCTGTCTCGGGC
Coding sequences within it:
- the dapD gene encoding 2,3,4,5-tetrahydropyridine-2,6-dicarboxylate N-succinyltransferase; this encodes MTTDLQSTIEAAWDARETLGLTTTGAVRDAVETAIAGLDDGSYRVAERDAGGTWQVNQWLKKAVLLSFRLNDMELIEGGPGGARWWDKVPSKFAGWGENRFRDAGFRAVPGSIVRRGAFISKGAVLLPSFVNIGAYVGEGSMVDAWATVGSCAQIGANVHLSGGAGIGGVLEPLQAGPVVIEDGAFIGARAEVAEGVIVREGAVLSMGVYLGASTKIVDRATGEVFVGEVPAYSVVVPGALPGKPLPDGTPGPSLYCAVIVKRVDAQTRAKTGINELLRD
- a CDS encoding pyrimidine 5'-nucleotidase, which codes for MPAPLHHIDSWIFDLDNTLYAPSAKLFDLIDERMGAFIMRLLDVDAVEARRVQKQYFHDHGTTMAGLMRHHGVEPEDFLVDVHDIALDRLSVDARLRAGLERLPGRRLIFTNADADYAARVLEARGIADLFDGICDIRITRYTPKPDAAAYDMMIAHLGVDPAKSVFVEDMARNLTPAKALGMTTVWLDNGSESGHRDHLPEHVDFHATDIADWLDSLPLPRGIS
- a CDS encoding S8 family peptidase translates to MADANRRSSIRRVAARPLPLLLSLAALSLAACGGGGGTPRPSPTPAPPSAPTPTPTPTPTPTPTPPPTGNFNTAETRMSDGVNFHGAITAYQAGATGQNILAGVIDDGIDQDSPEFAGRISSQSTDLAGSRGINGEGTHGTNVAQLLLGGKNDVGTFGIAFNANLLVLRADRPGSCATEDPSNDESGCRFPETAIAAGLDRAVSAGARVVNISLGGEDPPGATLRAAVSRATAAGIIVIVSAGNEGDTTANGNDPNNPDRFAQGLRDAGGGLVVIAGSVNDSGAISGFSNRAGGYAGSYLTALGEGVCCAYENGTIQTQGNFVFVLNGTSFAAPQVAGAVALIAQAFPNLSSQQIVSLLYQSARDAGAAGDDAVYGQGILDIARAFQPMGATSLAGTSTAVALNAPLGILGGPMGDAGGAGTRGLVTDSFGRAFNVDFGGSLASRRPDFKLSGAIGGLVRQQSAASRSLALSLVTAPGTGGTDALAGLSFHDAQRARTLAASVMTRLDARTLVGFAAGRGTGGLLAGERGDSGHAMLIGDAAHEGLGFAASPGIGTIIRHNIINNQYVNLILENGSVSGARWQDDPLLRYRSRHDSRYQRIGAAWDGRFGAVRTALGASWLRESDSLLGARLGPMFGAGGATSLVGDAGVVLDMRDNWQIAANWRQMWTRADQRGLVAGGALWSTAFSFDIAKGNLVRAGDRAALRFAQPLRVARGGIDLMLPVTHDYATGRADFGRRTYNLAPTGRELVVEASYAMALFGGEFIANAWWRKDPGHIAAMPDDQGAALRFTIGF